The sequence AGGCGCGGGGTGGACAATCATTTTGTCTGCAATGGGCTTTATCGGCGGCACGATTCTTGGCCTGCCTATTGCGCTGGCGCGCAGCAGCCGCAATAAATGGATACGCCGGATTAGCGGGTTCGTGGTGCAAGTGGTACAAGGAATTCCATTGCCCGTCATTATGTTTGTTGTTTATTTCGGCATCAGCGTGGCCGGCTTTGACCTGCCCGCCATCGTTGCCGCCGGACTCGCCTTGACCGCCTATGCCGGCGCCTACCTGGGGGAGATCTGGAAAGGCTGCATTCAAGCCGTACCGCGGACCCAATGGGAAGCCGCCGACTGCCTTGCGCTCACACCTTTGCAGACCGCTGCTTTCGTGATTCTGCCCCAGGCCGCCCGAATTGCCGTCCCGCCCACGGTCGGGTTTCTGGTGCAGATTGTAAAAAATTCATCCTACGCGGTGGTGATTGGCGTCTTCGACCTGACCTACTCATCAAGAGTCGTTAACAATTCCACGTTTGAACCGTTTCTAGTATTCACCATTGCCGCCATCATTTACTTCGCAATGTGTTATCCGCTTTCCAGCCTCGCCTCCAGGCTTGAGCGGAAATTCAAAAAAAGCTAATAGGGAGACAGGCAAATGAACAGCATCGTCCATTTCGACAAAGTGCGTAAATCGTTTGGCAGCACCGAAATATTAAAAGGCGTCAGCTTTGACGTTCAAAAGGGCCAGGTCGTTGCGCTGATCGGCCGCAGCGGATCTGGAAAAAGTACAGCACTGCGCTGCATTAACGGACTGGAAAATATCAACGAGGGTACGCTCAAGGTATGCGGCCGCGATATGCACCAGGGCAAGATCGACTTGCATACCCTGCGCAAGGATGTCGGTATCGTGTTCCAAAGCTATAACCTGTTCCCGCACCTGACGGTAGAAGAAAACATTACATTGGCCCCACGTAAAGTGAACCGTCTGAGTAGCGTCGAAGCACGGGATATTGCCAGGGACGTTTTGCGCAAAGTAGGTCTCGAAGACAAGGCTGGTGCGTATCCGGAACAACTATCCGGCGGTCAACAACAGCGCGTCGCCATTGCGCGCTCACTTGCCATGAAACCAAAACTGATGCTTTTTGACGAGGTCACATCGGCGTTGGACCCGGAGCTTACCGGCGAGGTATTGAAGGTGATTGAAAATCTGGCTGCCGACGGCATGACGATGGTGTTGGTAACGCATGAAATGCATTTCGCCCGCAACGTTGCAGACCAAATTCTTTTTATGCATGACGGCGTTGTCTGGGAACGCGGAAACGGCGACATGCTCAAGCAACCCGAGACAGCAGAACTGACCCAATTTGTAGGTAGTGGATTTTAATAAAACGGCCGTGAGACCGATAACAAGGAGTGAGACCATGAAGAAACGTAGTGTTGTATCCGCCAGCCTGTTGGCGCTTTGCCTGTTG is a genomic window of Glaciimonas sp. PAMC28666 containing:
- a CDS encoding amino acid ABC transporter permease encodes the protein MQGLTIDHIFFIFKGAGWTIILSAMGFIGGTILGLPIALARSSRNKWIRRISGFVVQVVQGIPLPVIMFVVYFGISVAGFDLPAIVAAGLALTAYAGAYLGEIWKGCIQAVPRTQWEAADCLALTPLQTAAFVILPQAARIAVPPTVGFLVQIVKNSSYAVVIGVFDLTYSSRVVNNSTFEPFLVFTIAAIIYFAMCYPLSSLASRLERKFKKS
- a CDS encoding amino acid ABC transporter ATP-binding protein; translation: MNSIVHFDKVRKSFGSTEILKGVSFDVQKGQVVALIGRSGSGKSTALRCINGLENINEGTLKVCGRDMHQGKIDLHTLRKDVGIVFQSYNLFPHLTVEENITLAPRKVNRLSSVEARDIARDVLRKVGLEDKAGAYPEQLSGGQQQRVAIARSLAMKPKLMLFDEVTSALDPELTGEVLKVIENLAADGMTMVLVTHEMHFARNVADQILFMHDGVVWERGNGDMLKQPETAELTQFVGSGF